In Blastopirellula sediminis, the following proteins share a genomic window:
- a CDS encoding HdeD family acid-resistance protein, which translates to MSDPTTNLPSEIRHELHELRKDWWWFLLLGIGLIVLGLVALGSCFVTSLAVVVFFGLLLVIGGAVQVASAFWAGRWSGMLLSLLLGIFYIVTGVLMIDAPIEAMQAIVLLIAAFLIVGGLFRIVAALAVRFPAWGWQLLSGAVSVLLGLMINKGWPDNSVFIIGLFLGIELIFSGWYWVMLSIGVRSLPAGSDS; encoded by the coding sequence ATGTCCGATCCAACTACTAATTTGCCGTCTGAAATTCGCCACGAACTGCATGAACTCCGCAAGGATTGGTGGTGGTTCCTGTTGCTCGGTATTGGCCTGATCGTTTTGGGTTTGGTCGCCTTGGGCTCGTGTTTCGTCACTTCGCTGGCGGTCGTCGTCTTCTTCGGCCTCTTGCTGGTGATCGGCGGCGCCGTTCAAGTCGCGAGCGCTTTTTGGGCGGGTCGTTGGAGCGGCATGCTGCTGTCGCTGCTCTTGGGCATTTTCTACATCGTCACCGGCGTGTTGATGATCGACGCTCCGATCGAAGCGATGCAGGCGATCGTCCTGTTGATTGCGGCCTTTTTGATCGTCGGCGGTCTGTTCCGCATCGTCGCCGCTTTGGCCGTTCGTTTCCCCGCTTGGGGTTGGCAGTTGCTCTCCGGCGCCGTCAGCGTCTTGCTGGGCTTGATGATCAACAAGGGCTGGCCCGATAACTCGGTTTTCATCATCGGTTTGTTCCTGGGGATCGAGTTGATCTTCAGCGGCTGGTACTGGGTGATGTTGTCGATCGGGGTCCGCAGCCTGCCGGCCGGTTCCGATTCGTAA